caatgttttataccaccaacctctccccattattactcgccaccaagaaaggttttatgctaataattattttgagtaattaccaatagtgtccactgccttttaaaactCATGTGGGAAAAGGGGGCAGGGAAGACTTCAAATTCACTTTGACCTTTAAAATTACTAATTTATTGACTATCAAGGTATTGACCTGGTCCAGGCCCAATGTACCCCCGTTTCTGGTCAACAATATGCCTTGGTGTTCCTGACCGGATTCAGCACGGAATGCAAATAAAATTGACCGCTTATTGAATATACCTGAGATCTGAGATAAGTTAGACCCGAAATTCGACATTCGCGTGCTATACGtttgaggcactggacacgtttggcaatctggtagaccagtattctcacttggtctatcccaGCTTTtcgcatacaataacaaatctgtgaaaacttaagACTCAATTGTGgtcagaaaaacacccttgttgcacagtgtagtttcagatgcctaataaaaggcttcatcgggcctgaagtatttttattATCTGAGTAAAAAatttacctccttctcaaaaaaaaagttacttcagtcagagggagctgtttcttacgaCGTTTTATACTAACGACAgctcattgcttgttaccaagtaagtttgtatgctaacattATTTGGAGCCGACACATTATTGGATATATCGCAACTAAGGTTTCTATAATTCTTATTGTTTTCACACTTTGAAAACTTAACATCTTACCTGAAGCAAATCGTTGAAAGCACATTAAATAATACTGATATAGATTTGTTATACTGTCATTTGAATGCTTTGTAAAGAACTATACTGATACGGCACACTGTGTGGATTGGGATTTGATACCGCTGTGTCACCTCTTTCCTTTAAGTCGATCCCTGGTTCGATTTTGCGTAACAGAGGAAGCAAGGTTGTGAGAAGGAAGCAGAAGAAGAAGATCCCTGCGATGATGTAAAACATAACCTGGTAGTCCTCAGTGGCATCATACAGCGCCCCTGGCAAAAATAATGAATCAACCATTCATCAGGTACTTTTTGTCAAGGTCGTGTGGAGAGCCGCGATCACAGGCGACTGGAACGTGAGACCACGCTCCAGTCGCTTATGATCGCGGCTCTCCAGCaacgaaggccttgacaaaaggctactaTCATGCATACAGGTTACTCATCAACAGAAAAGTCCAGTGACTTTGAGATGCTAAATTTTGCAGGCATTCATGATCAGTGTACACTGTTATTTAGACAAGAACGCGCAATTCTTTGAACACTGGATTTACcttagggaccatggataaattatgtcacgggaacgaccgcgtcgcgacgcgttccttcgcgtgacaaaacgaacaaaagaaaaactacggagtggaacgcgttctcctcaaccaccgggtctcgaggaagacccactgtataacaaaggaacaatggtgtaggccgaaaaccactgtgtagttataatcggcttatctgggtagataaatccaagttgtagcccttttcacacaataagtcaaaacacaaccgcagattaaaaaatataaaaaaatacgtctttgcacgaccgccatgcaaaataatcccccaaagtaaaacaaagtcaataggaaaaacatcttacattaaacagtacaactatactcttttttgtacatccaaggtgtccaaaatgtttcatgtttgaacaatgaagccaacacgttatgaagtttttcttaaacacgcttaatatttgccaaggaactgctgaaaattcaccacgttCCCCAAGCTACCAGCGACGGCGCCAATGTTGTATGAGTTTAGCTCGGGCACCAACGCTGGTTGgtattgcaattttcggacaccagattctcccgaaagtcttaatctcaaggcggttgaaactaatttcgtaagctgttgcgcaatttttccaacggagggcggctctcccgctatcacattgtttaggaaagccctctagcgttcaatgtttcttgcattatagtttgttgcacgcaaaataacaagactactaggcctgaatattgaaaacactgtgtgtgagtgtgtagctAGATGGAGTGTTTGTATACTACGATGTAGttttgcgttgtgttttgtgcgattgcgagccggtcagcatgatttcgcggtacctttatgaacgaatcttgtaagtgttatcatctctgtaaacacgggtcctaatgtaacaattagatgtagatacaaaataagttggcgatgatttcaaatttaagaataatagtcaccacttcaacttgttatggcagtagcatattattgtattggctttggcaaacttgagggttggctgtacatggacatctccaacccattgtctggtgtatacctgagctagaccgcaaacactaatccttcaccccttcgtggattacttgcaagctgccttgtccatgtaatctgaacaacaaaaggcaccaacaatagagttcgataatgaggggccttaaaaatcagtgaagcgcttaatccatcttgggacgggcgcgtgacaattttgggacggactcgttctagaacgagtctgaccgcgggcggccgcgttcttaatttatccatggtcccttacCATAAATGCAACAGTGTCTCAAAACATGCAATAATTACCGATGAAAAGGAGCAAATTGctataaaacaaactttgttttgtgCGTTTAAGGCTTTAACGCACAAAACAAAGTTTAAGCACAACACAAAGTAGTTTCATTGCTACATAATTGAAATGAGTGCGATGCATGcagcccccctcccccaacaacaaaaaagaagtttAAACGAGTTACACCCGGAAAATGTCACGCGGCTGTTTTCATATACAGAGTGTGTTGTTGAGTGAGATTTTGAGGATTACTTTCTCCCCTAAAAAATCATGGATGTATAGTTTCCTGCTAACTAACTATTATTAGTGTTGCTgatgttttagttttttgtgtACCTGCAAAAATTGGTCCTAAGAGATCTCCAACACCTCCAAGCACTTGATAAAAGCCAATAGCAGATCCCATGTTTTCGGCACCTACAAGACGTCTTGTTATCACCATGGCGGTTATGCTCACTGTTCCAATGCATGACCCAAGCGTGCTGACAGACAAGACGAAGAAAATGTAGCTGTTGAACTGTCCAAGGAGAACAGCACCACTAGCGAGGAGCATGGCGACTGAGTAGACCAAGCTAGGGGGAATTTTGTAGACGATGATACTGGACGATAGACGCCCCACCATATTGGCAATACCAAAGACTGATAACAAAAAAGAAGCACTACTCTCGTCTACATCTACGGTTATAGCACGTGGTATAATGAACAACATGTACGCAGCATAAGGTGAAACATGGATCAAGTGAAGGACAGTGAGCAAAATGAAACGATAACTTCTAGCCAAAATATCCAGTCGAAAAAATGAGAGAACACGGGTTAGAAATGCCCAGATACGTTTGCAATCAAATCGCAGAGGCGATGGTTCTTCTTGAGAAGCAACTGTTGGGTCTATAGTCTTTTCCTCGGCAGGCAATTGTTCTTTACGTGTTTTAAGTTTACGCCAGCAAGCGAACTTTTTCCTGATTTGAGATCGTTGATTACGGAGACGGGGACGGAAAAGTGCTGCACATGCGCACATATTGGCCGAGACTGCACTTGTTACAAGAAGAGTCCCTCGCCATCCATAAGCGACAAGCAACTGTTGCATGATGGGCGGAAACGAGAGGTATCCGATACCATAACCGACACTGACTAGTCCATTTGCTAAGGAATAATGCTTCGTGAAGTAATGGGTGACGGCAACTGTTGCCCCAGACCACTCCCATGACGATCCTAAACCTGCAAATAGAAGATAATGGCGGGTATACATTCAACAGTAATACAACGCCACATTTTATATCATTCCTATATATAGCAAAATGATCATTATGGCTGCTTATTCACGTCAACCTCTTATACTCCATATAGCGGGTATGTCATACTCCTGTGTTTTAAAACCAACGAAACGCTTTTAGATCTAACAACCAAAACTGTGGATTGAAACAACACCATGGCCACTCGGCCGTTATGCGCGCGCAGTCCGATGCTCTCGACCTAGAAGTGGATACTAatcattgatctccattatactgTCAGTTTAATGGAGATCAATTATACTAAgatctagatcagcgcgtctaccagtgttgaagaataggcagacgcgcgcgatctagccgtagctgttgccgaagtcgccgtttcggacacggcctatagactgtgcaagtctcgcgcgcaccggagcgagcaaacacgacaactgaagaacttaatttttttttatgaatcaaatctttgctttaattttttcttaatgccgaatctgaacaacaaaaatacccatatgagcttgtttaaattagttttagctttttaaacaaaaacacaataatcggttaaagtctatgtatggacaaggatgtttgtttgatcttaaatgctttgaaaccccttttgtaaatctacgcccgaatgtgaaactactgaaagctggtttatacgcgGACGCACGGTGGTCGCAATGGCGTTAGATAAACGCGTGacgcattttaaagaggaagccgacgcctaagcgaccaatgaaaaggctttcCATCCGGccaaaacaagcgtctgcgtaaGTTTCGTGATCCGAGATGGGCACAAGTTCTTAATTTTTTAcaagtaacctgacctgaggtcaagtttaaatatcaGTTTTTCGTCGTTAttatgttgactttatttttacttttatatatgttgttaattagtattacatttttaacaacatattatgtcatttttatggtcataaactatattaaactaaagtaatggacgaaacaaaatctccctaacgtaaaactccataaggttgggaccacaatggtcccggaagttcaaatctgcgcgagacttgcacagtctatatcAAC
This region of Asterias rubens chromosome 18, eAstRub1.3, whole genome shotgun sequence genomic DNA includes:
- the LOC117302544 gene encoding monocarboxylate transporter 12-like, with amino-acid sequence MHSEWRGWGVVIVIASHLLYILQVGFTRCAGILFNSLQNAFLGTAAQTGAIISIMTSAAYFGCVFGGVLCNRYGCRSTAMLGGVMQLTGMVASSICQTIQQMYIASFFIGLGSSWEWSGATVAVTHYFTKHYSLANGLVSVGYGIGYLSFPPIMQQLLVAYGWRGTLLVTSAVSANMCACAALFRPRLRNQRSQIRKKFACWRKLKTRKEQLPAEEKTIDPTVASQEEPSPLRFDCKRIWAFLTRVLSFFRLDILARSYRFILLTVLHLIHVSPYAAYMLFIIPRAITVDVDESSASFLLSVFGIANMVGRLSSSIIVYKIPPSLVYSVAMLLASGAVLLGQFNSYIFFVLSVSTLGSCIGTVSITAMVITRRLVGAENMGSAIGFYQVLGGVGDLLGPIFAGALYDATEDYQVMFYIIAGIFFFCFLLTTLLPLLRKIEPGIDLKERGDTAVSNPNPHSVPYQYSSLQSIQMTV